In Harmonia axyridis chromosome X, icHarAxyr1.1, whole genome shotgun sequence, a single window of DNA contains:
- the LOC123685696 gene encoding histone H4 has translation MTGRGKGGKGLGKGGAKRHRKVLRDNIQGITKPAIRRLARRGGVKRISGLIYEETRGVLKVFLENVIRDAVTYTEHAKRKTVTAMDVVYALKRQGRTLYGFGG, from the coding sequence ATGACTGGCAGAGGCAAAGGTGGTAAGGGTTTGGGAAAAGGTGGCGCTAAGCGTCACAGGAAAGTTCTACGAGACAATATCCAAGGAATCACGAAGCCCGCTATCAGAAGATTGGCCCGCCGCGGTGGGGTGAAACGTATCTCTGGTTTGATTTACGAAGAAACTAGAGGTGTACTTAAGGTATTCCTAGAAAACGTTATTAGAGACGCTGTAACTTACACCGAACACGCAAAAAGGAAGACTGTAACAGCAATGGACGTCGTATATGCTTTGAAACGCCAAGGTCGTACGTTGTACGGTTTCGGAGGTTAA
- the LOC123685867 gene encoding histone H2B-like, with protein MPPKTSGKAAKKAGKAQKNISKSDKKKKRKRKESYAIYIYKVLKQVHPDTGISSKAMSIMNSFVNDIFERIAAEASRLAHYNKRSTITSREIQTAVRLLLPGELAKHAVSEGTKAVTKYTSSK; from the coding sequence ATGCCTCCTAAAACTAGCGGAAAAGCTGCCAAGAAAGCTGGCAAGgcccaaaaaaacatttctaaaagcgacaagaagaagaaacgcaAGAGGAAGGAAAGTTACGCTATCTACATTTATAAAGTATTGAAACAAGTCCATCCGGATACGGGTATTTCAAGCAAGGCTATGAGCATCATGAACAGTTTCgttaatgatattttcgaaCGCATCGCCGCCGAGGCGAGTAGACTTGCTCACTACAACAAACGTTCGACAATAACCAGCAGGGAAATTCAAACAGCAGTGCGCCTTCTCTTGCCCGGTGAGTTGGCAAAACACGCCGTCAGCGAAGGAACTAAAGCAGTAACAAAATACACCAGTTCCAAATAA
- the LOC123686655 gene encoding histone H3, translating to MARTKQTARKSTGGKAPRKQLATKAARKSAPATGGVKKPHRYRPGTVALREIRRYQKSTELLIRKLPFQRLVREIAQDFKTDLRFQSSAVMALQEASEAYLVGLFEDTNLCAIHAKRVTIMPKDIQLARRIRGERA from the coding sequence ATGGCCCGTACGAAGCAAACCGCAAGAAAATCCACTGGCGGAAAGGCACCGCGTAAGCAACTTGCCACAAAAGCGGCACGTAAAAGTGCACCCGCTACTGGTGGCGTAAAAAAACCTCATCGTTACCGTCCAGGTACCGTAGCTCTTCGTGAGATCCGTCGTTATCAGAAAAGTACCGAGCTGTTGATTCGCAAACTTCCTTTCCAAAGGTTAGTGCGCGAAATTGCCCAAGACTTCAAGACCGATCTCCGTTTCCAGAGCTCCGCCGTGATGGCCCTTCAAGAAGCTAGCGAAGCTTATCTGGTCGGTCTATTCGAAGATACAAATTTATGTGCCATTCACGCCAAGAGAGTAACCATTATGCCGAAGGACATTCAACTTGCTCGACGTATCCGTGGCGAACGTGCTTAA
- the LOC123686252 gene encoding histone H2A: MSGRGKGGKVKGKAKSRSNRAGLQFPVGRIHRLLRKGNYAERVGAGAPVYLAAVMEYLAAEVLELAGNAARDNKKTRIIPRHLQLAIRNDEELNKLLSGVTIAQGGVLPNIQAVLLPKKTEKKS, translated from the coding sequence atgtctGGTCGCGGTAAAGGTGGAAAAGTTAAGGGTAAGGCAAAGTCTCGTTCCAACCGAGCTGGATTACAATTTCCAGTTGGTCGTATTCATCGTTTATTACGCAAAGGAAATTATGCTGAACGAGTTGGAGCTGGAGCACCCGTCTATCTAGCCGCTGTTATGGAATATCTAGCCGCCGAAGTTTTGGAATTGGCCGGTAACGCAGCACGTGACAACAAGAAAACCAGAATTATTCCCAGACATCTTCAGCTGGCAATCAGAAACGACGAAGAGTTGAACAAATTGCTATCGGGAGTAACTATCGCTCAAGGTGGTGTTTTACCGAATATCCAAGCCGTCCTCTTGCCAAAGAAGACAGAAAAGAAATCATAA